A section of the Pseudomonas prosekii genome encodes:
- a CDS encoding DUF1656 domain-containing protein produces the protein MPREIAFHGIYMPTMTLMFFIAAALAWALDRFLSGFDLYRFFWHPALLRLSLFTCLFGALALTVYR, from the coding sequence ATGCCGCGTGAAATCGCTTTCCACGGCATTTACATGCCGACCATGACGCTGATGTTTTTCATCGCTGCGGCGCTGGCCTGGGCGCTCGACCGGTTTCTGTCCGGGTTCGATCTGTACCGCTTTTTCTGGCACCCGGCGCTGCTGCGCCTGAGCCTGTTTACCTGTCTGTTCGGCGCTCTGGCGCTGACTGTTTACCGTTGA
- a CDS encoding MFS transporter — MTYRSKVALVYLLGFALDLLNMFVASIAYPDIARELHASVTELAWIGNAYMLGLTLIIPLSVWLGARIGERRLILASLLLFGIASAMVAQAGSIESLIGWRLLQGLGGGLLLPVGQALAYRQFPPAQRAHFTGVVLLVALMVPALSPAAGGLIVQALSWRWIFYLNLPVALLAFGLGTLWLKPEKASTELPALDALGLLLAMTALSLLLIAVSLLSEPATRIFGLLGLILSAAVAALYLRDGWRKPTAILDLQLIKNPSLRLAMLIYLCVPGIFTGTNLIAVLYLHELGFAAAQIGALMLPWAAGSGVAIMLGKRSFNRIGPKPLLISGMLLQCLGIVLLMSIEQSAGALLIIAYAVMGLGGSLCSITAQTLAFVGITPEKMGHASALWNINRQLGFCLGAALLSSLLGALGTQGFNDCFIAAALLTLVPMVAVLRFDSTNVLALLTSPPLQEKSA; from the coding sequence ATGACCTACCGCTCGAAAGTCGCGCTGGTGTATTTGCTGGGCTTCGCCCTCGACCTGCTGAACATGTTTGTCGCGAGCATTGCCTACCCGGACATTGCCCGCGAGTTGCACGCTTCAGTCACCGAACTGGCGTGGATCGGCAACGCCTACATGCTCGGGCTGACGCTGATCATTCCGCTGAGCGTGTGGCTGGGCGCGCGGATCGGTGAGCGGCGGCTGATCCTCGCGTCCTTGCTGCTGTTCGGCATTGCCTCGGCGATGGTCGCTCAAGCCGGATCGATTGAAAGCCTGATCGGCTGGCGGCTGCTGCAAGGGCTCGGTGGCGGATTGTTATTACCGGTCGGCCAAGCCTTGGCCTATCGACAGTTTCCACCGGCGCAGCGTGCGCATTTCACCGGCGTGGTGTTGCTGGTGGCGCTGATGGTGCCGGCCCTGTCGCCGGCGGCCGGCGGATTGATTGTTCAGGCGTTGTCCTGGCGCTGGATTTTCTACTTGAACTTGCCGGTGGCGTTGCTCGCCTTCGGGCTCGGCACGCTTTGGTTGAAACCGGAAAAAGCTTCGACCGAACTCCCGGCACTGGACGCCTTGGGCCTGCTGCTGGCGATGACCGCCCTGAGCCTGTTGTTGATTGCCGTGAGCCTGTTGAGCGAGCCCGCCACGCGCATTTTCGGCCTGCTCGGGCTGATCCTCAGCGCCGCTGTTGCGGCGTTGTACCTGCGCGACGGCTGGCGCAAACCCACGGCAATCCTTGACCTGCAACTGATCAAAAATCCATCACTGCGCCTGGCGATGCTGATCTACCTTTGTGTCCCCGGCATTTTCACCGGCACCAACCTGATTGCCGTGTTGTACCTGCACGAACTCGGTTTCGCCGCGGCGCAAATCGGTGCGCTGATGTTGCCGTGGGCGGCCGGTTCGGGGGTGGCGATCATGTTGGGCAAACGCAGTTTCAATCGCATCGGCCCCAAGCCGCTGCTGATCAGCGGCATGCTGTTGCAATGCCTTGGCATTGTGCTGCTGATGAGCATCGAACAATCCGCCGGCGCGCTGCTGATCATTGCCTACGCCGTGATGGGTCTGGGCGGTAGCTTGTGCAGCATCACCGCGCAGACCTTGGCATTTGTCGGCATAACGCCGGAAAAAATGGGCCACGCCAGTGCGCTGTGGAACATCAATCGCCAACTGGGTTTCTGCCTCGGCGCAGCGCTGTTGAGCTCATTGCTCGGCGCGCTGGGCACTCAAGGCTTCAACGATTGCTTCATCGCCGCCGCACTGCTGACGCTGGTGCCAATGGTCGCGGTCCTGCGCTTCGACTCAACGAACGTGCTGGCCCTGCTAACCTCTCCTCCCCTTCAGGAAAAATCCGCATGA
- a CDS encoding 2-hydroxyacid dehydrogenase: MKKTVLAFSRVTPEMVERLQQDFDVIVPNPKNGDINAQFNEALPHAHGLIGVGRKMGRAQLENAAKLEVVSSVSVGYDNYDVGYFNERGIMLTNTPDVLTESTADLAFSLIMSSARRVAELDAWTKAGQWQASVGPALFGCDVHGKTLGIVGMGNIGAAVARRGRLGFNMPIIYSGNSRKTDLEHELGAQFRSLDELLAEADFVCLVVPLSDKTKHLISHRELALMKSSAILVNISRGPVVDEPALIEALQTQRIRGAGLDVYEKEPLAESPLFQLKNAVTLPHIGSATGETRDAMANRALANLRSALLGERPQDLVNPQVWKG, translated from the coding sequence ATGAAAAAGACTGTCCTCGCCTTCAGCCGCGTCACCCCGGAAATGGTCGAACGCCTGCAACAGGATTTCGACGTTATCGTGCCGAATCCGAAAAACGGCGACATCAACGCCCAGTTCAACGAAGCCCTGCCCCACGCCCACGGATTGATTGGCGTGGGCCGCAAAATGGGGCGCGCGCAATTGGAGAACGCCGCCAAACTGGAAGTGGTTTCCAGCGTTTCGGTGGGCTACGACAACTATGACGTGGGCTACTTCAACGAACGCGGGATCATGCTCACCAACACCCCGGACGTGCTGACTGAAAGCACCGCCGACCTGGCGTTCTCGCTGATCATGAGCAGCGCCCGTCGCGTCGCCGAGCTGGATGCGTGGACCAAGGCTGGGCAATGGCAAGCGTCCGTCGGCCCGGCACTGTTCGGCTGCGATGTGCACGGCAAGACGTTGGGCATCGTCGGCATGGGCAATATCGGCGCAGCGGTTGCCCGGCGCGGTCGGCTCGGTTTCAACATGCCGATCATCTACAGCGGCAACAGCCGCAAGACCGATTTGGAGCACGAGCTCGGCGCGCAGTTTCGCAGCCTTGACGAGTTGCTCGCCGAAGCCGATTTCGTCTGCCTGGTGGTGCCGCTCAGCGACAAGACCAAGCACCTGATCAGCCATCGCGAATTGGCCTTGATGAAGTCCAGCGCCATTCTGGTGAATATCTCCCGTGGCCCGGTGGTGGACGAACCAGCGCTGATCGAGGCACTGCAAACCCAGCGAATTCGCGGCGCCGGACTCGACGTTTATGAGAAAGAACCGCTGGCGGAATCGCCATTGTTCCAGCTGAAAAATGCTGTAACCCTGCCGCACATCGGCTCGGCGACCGGTGAAACCCGTGACGCAATGGCCAATCGCGCGCTGGCCAACTTGCGCAGCGCATTGCTCGGCGAACGCCCGCAGGACTTGGTCAACCCGCAAGTCTGGAAGGGCTGA
- a CDS encoding LysR family transcriptional regulator → MDTLQNMRAFSYVAEAGSFTAAAVQLDTTTANVSRAVSNLEAHLQTRLLNRTTRRIALTEAGKRYLLRCEQILAYVEEAEAEASDAHARPAGQLKVHTMTGIGQHFVIDAIARYRKTHPDVTFDLTMANRVPDLLDEGYDVSIVLASELPDSGFVSQRLGITYSIVCASPAYVKANGCAQKPSDLLNHACLRLVSPVIPLEKWTFDGPDGQEMVTINSSPFLVNSADAMKTAITSGMGVGVLPVYAAIEGLRNGTLVRVMQNYRSQELNLYAIYPSRQYLDAKIKTWVEYLRGSLPEILAAHQAELAAYELSGSMVGARVAT, encoded by the coding sequence ATGGACACTTTGCAAAACATGCGCGCCTTCAGTTACGTGGCCGAGGCCGGCAGCTTCACCGCCGCCGCCGTGCAACTGGACACCACGACAGCCAACGTCTCGCGCGCGGTCTCTAATCTGGAGGCCCACCTGCAAACCCGCCTGCTCAACCGCACCACCCGCCGCATCGCGTTGACCGAGGCCGGCAAGCGCTATTTGCTGCGCTGCGAGCAGATCCTCGCCTACGTCGAAGAGGCTGAAGCCGAGGCCAGCGACGCCCACGCCCGCCCCGCCGGCCAACTGAAAGTGCACACCATGACCGGGATCGGCCAGCACTTCGTGATCGACGCGATTGCGCGCTATCGCAAGACGCACCCGGACGTGACCTTCGACCTGACCATGGCCAACCGCGTGCCGGACTTGCTCGACGAGGGCTACGACGTGTCCATCGTGCTCGCCAGCGAACTGCCGGATTCGGGTTTCGTCTCGCAGCGCCTCGGCATCACCTACAGCATCGTTTGTGCCTCGCCGGCCTACGTCAAAGCCAATGGTTGCGCACAAAAACCCAGCGACCTGCTCAACCACGCGTGCCTGCGCCTGGTGAGCCCGGTGATTCCGCTGGAGAAATGGACCTTCGACGGCCCCGATGGCCAGGAAATGGTCACCATCAATAGCTCACCGTTCCTGGTCAATTCCGCCGACGCCATGAAAACCGCGATCACCAGCGGCATGGGCGTCGGCGTGCTGCCGGTGTACGCGGCCATCGAAGGCCTGCGCAACGGCACGCTGGTGCGGGTGATGCAGAACTACCGTTCGCAGGAACTGAACCTGTACGCCATCTACCCCTCGCGCCAATACCTGGACGCGAAAATCAAAACCTGGGTCGAATACTTGCGCGGCTCATTGCCGGAAATTCTCGCAGCGCATCAGGCGGAATTGGCCGCGTATGAGTTGAGTGGAAGTATGGTGGGCGCCCGCGTAGCCACCTGA
- a CDS encoding multidrug transporter has translation MFIGVLLVITWLILLLRYPAKALPVSIAAAIGLGLVATWVIWMDNREVKQLARLELRITYAPEHCPADRPLQLTMNNGNDVPLTELRWRIAAYAPGDTVNLADNQYAAPRYRGPGELQAGASWQDCLPLPPLRPGYRPQTLEFRAEHLQGSFSD, from the coding sequence ATGTTCATCGGCGTCCTGCTGGTCATTACCTGGCTGATCCTGTTGCTGCGCTACCCGGCCAAAGCCTTGCCGGTTTCCATCGCTGCCGCGATCGGCCTGGGGTTGGTGGCGACCTGGGTGATCTGGATGGACAACCGCGAGGTCAAGCAACTGGCGCGGCTGGAGTTGCGGATCACCTACGCCCCCGAACACTGTCCTGCGGATCGCCCGTTGCAGCTGACCATGAACAACGGCAACGACGTACCGCTTACCGAATTGCGCTGGCGCATCGCCGCTTATGCGCCGGGCGACACGGTCAACCTCGCCGACAATCAATACGCCGCCCCACGCTATCGCGGCCCCGGCGAATTGCAGGCCGGCGCCAGTTGGCAAGACTGTTTGCCGCTGCCGCCACTGCGCCCGGGTTATCGCCCGCAAACCCTGGAGTTTCGCGCCGAACACTTGCAGGGTAGCTTTTCCGATTAA
- a CDS encoding efflux transporter outer membrane subunit: MPRRINRALKTLSVLALTLAISGCIGTHGIGPQGAALEADSLATDEAIRNAAQDAHWPTAQWWQAYGDAQLNRWIDLAVQGSPSIAMASARVRQARSMAGIAEAAESLQINGDATLKRHNWPTDQFYGPGELSNTTTWDNNAALGFSYALDLWGREANASERAVDLAHMSAAEARLAQLELQNNIVRAYIELSLHYAQRDIVAAMLQQQQQILDLAQKRLDGGIGTHFEVSQAQTPLPETHRQIDALDEEIALSRNQLAALAGFGPGAGAQLQRPTLALGAALKLPSSLPAQLLGQRPDVVASRWQVAAQARGIDVAHAGFYPNVDLVGSLGYMATGGGALEFLTGKKLNYSVGPAISLPIFDGGRLRAELGEASAGYDIAVAKYNQTLVNALKNISDQLIRRESMDKQQTFAAESVATAQKTYDIAMIAYQRGLTDYLNVLNAQTLLFKQQQVQQQVQAARLSAHAELVTALGGGLGAGSDAPTDRQTAAPKTPATISSAVQRILN; this comes from the coding sequence GTGCCGCGTCGCATCAACAGAGCGCTCAAGACGCTCAGTGTTTTGGCTTTAACCCTGGCAATCAGCGGCTGCATCGGTACCCATGGCATTGGCCCGCAAGGCGCGGCACTGGAGGCTGATTCGCTGGCCACCGACGAAGCCATTCGCAACGCTGCACAAGACGCTCACTGGCCCACCGCCCAATGGTGGCAGGCCTATGGCGATGCGCAACTGAACCGCTGGATCGACCTCGCCGTGCAGGGCAGCCCGAGTATTGCCATGGCCAGCGCCCGTGTGCGCCAGGCCAGATCGATGGCCGGGATTGCCGAAGCCGCCGAGTCATTGCAGATCAATGGCGACGCTACGCTCAAGCGCCACAACTGGCCGACCGATCAGTTCTACGGCCCCGGCGAACTCTCCAACACCACCACCTGGGACAACAACGCCGCGCTGGGTTTCAGCTACGCCCTCGACCTCTGGGGCCGCGAAGCCAATGCCAGCGAACGCGCCGTGGACCTCGCGCACATGAGCGCCGCCGAAGCGCGGCTGGCCCAGCTCGAATTGCAGAACAACATCGTGCGCGCCTACATCGAACTGTCGCTGCACTACGCGCAACGCGACATCGTTGCGGCGATGCTGCAGCAACAACAGCAGATTCTCGACCTTGCGCAGAAGCGTCTGGACGGCGGCATTGGCACGCATTTCGAAGTCAGCCAGGCACAAACGCCGCTGCCGGAAACCCATCGGCAGATCGATGCGCTGGACGAAGAGATCGCCCTCAGCCGCAATCAACTGGCAGCGCTCGCAGGTTTTGGTCCTGGCGCCGGCGCGCAATTGCAGCGGCCCACCCTGGCGTTGGGCGCGGCGCTGAAATTGCCGTCGTCGCTGCCCGCGCAATTGCTCGGGCAACGCCCGGACGTGGTCGCCAGTCGCTGGCAAGTCGCGGCGCAGGCGCGGGGCATCGATGTCGCGCACGCCGGGTTTTATCCCAACGTCGATCTGGTCGGCAGCCTCGGCTACATGGCCACGGGCGGCGGCGCGCTGGAGTTCCTCACCGGCAAGAAACTCAACTACAGCGTCGGCCCGGCGATCTCGCTGCCGATTTTTGACGGCGGGCGGTTGCGCGCGGAACTCGGTGAAGCTTCGGCCGGGTACGACATTGCTGTCGCCAAGTACAACCAGACGCTGGTGAATGCGCTGAAGAACATTTCCGATCAGTTGATCCGCCGCGAGTCGATGGACAAGCAACAAACCTTTGCCGCCGAGTCGGTGGCCACGGCGCAGAAGACGTACGACATCGCGATGATTGCGTATCAGCGTGGGCTCACCGATTACCTGAACGTGCTGAATGCGCAGACGTTGTTGTTCAAACAGCAGCAGGTGCAGCAACAGGTGCAAGCGGCGCGGTTGAGTGCGCACGCGGAGTTGGTGACGGCGTTGGGCGGCGGGCTCGGTGCCGGCAGCGACGCGCCGACAGACCGCCAGACCGCCGCGCCGAAAACCCCGGCGACTATCTCCAGTGCGGTGCAGAGAATCTTGAATTGA
- a CDS encoding DUF2165 family protein, which translates to MNTLTTDLLVRYSKVLLMAFFSIFGLLVMFSNFTDYSTNYEYVGHVLSMDTALDQESVSYRAITSPMLHHRIYWIIITLEVLYTAYCLIGTYYLFKNLKTSAAEFHEAKKLCIIGLLIAIFVYYLCLQVIGVEWFNMDKSTTWNAKDWARHIVDFILPLLIYLTLRIER; encoded by the coding sequence TTGAACACCCTGACCACTGATCTGCTTGTCAGATACAGCAAAGTATTACTCATGGCATTTTTCAGTATTTTTGGACTATTGGTGATGTTCAGCAACTTCACCGACTATTCCACAAACTATGAATATGTCGGCCACGTCTTGAGCATGGACACCGCATTGGATCAGGAGAGCGTCAGCTATCGGGCGATTACCTCACCGATGCTGCACCACCGGATTTACTGGATCATCATTACCCTGGAAGTTCTTTACACCGCGTATTGCCTGATCGGCACCTATTACCTGTTCAAAAATCTGAAGACATCTGCAGCCGAATTTCATGAAGCAAAAAAGTTGTGCATTATCGGGCTGTTGATCGCGATATTTGTCTATTACCTGTGCCTGCAAGTCATCGGCGTCGAATGGTTCAACATGGACAAATCGACAACCTGGAATGCCAAGGACTGGGCGCGGCATATTGTCGATTTCATATTGCCGTTATTGATTTACCTGACACTTAGAATCGAGCGCTGA
- a CDS encoding SDR family oxidoreductase, translated as MPVALITGCSSGIGRALADAFKSAGYQVWASARKAEDVAVLAADGFTAVQLDVNDGVALEQLSERINQQHGGLDVLINNAGYGAMGPLLDGGVPAMQRQFETNVFAVVGVTRALFPVLRRAKGLVVNIGSVSGVLVTPFAGAYCASKAAVHALSDALRMELAPFGIRVMEVQPGAIASSFAKNAGNEAEQLISEQSPWWPLREGIRARAKASQDNPTPASEFAAGLLKAVQQNKPPRLLRLGNGSRALPMLAALLPKGLLESGLMKRFGLGGQL; from the coding sequence ATGCCCGTTGCGTTGATTACCGGTTGTTCCAGCGGCATTGGCCGCGCCCTCGCCGATGCGTTCAAAAGCGCCGGTTACCAGGTCTGGGCCAGCGCCCGCAAGGCTGAAGACGTTGCCGTGCTGGCGGCGGACGGTTTCACCGCGGTGCAACTGGACGTCAACGACGGCGTTGCGTTGGAGCAGTTGAGCGAGCGCATCAATCAGCAACACGGCGGCCTCGATGTGCTGATCAACAATGCCGGTTACGGCGCGATGGGCCCGCTGCTGGATGGCGGCGTGCCGGCGATGCAGCGTCAGTTCGAAACCAACGTGTTTGCCGTGGTCGGCGTGACCCGCGCGCTGTTTCCGGTACTGCGCCGGGCCAAGGGTCTGGTGGTGAACATCGGCAGCGTTTCCGGGGTTTTGGTCACGCCATTCGCCGGCGCGTATTGCGCGTCGAAAGCCGCGGTGCATGCCTTGAGCGATGCGTTGCGCATGGAACTGGCGCCGTTCGGCATCCGCGTGATGGAAGTCCAGCCCGGTGCCATCGCTTCCAGTTTCGCGAAAAATGCCGGCAACGAGGCCGAGCAGTTGATCAGCGAACAATCGCCGTGGTGGCCGCTGCGCGAAGGCATCCGCGCGCGGGCCAAGGCGTCGCAGGACAATCCGACCCCGGCCAGTGAGTTCGCCGCTGGTTTGCTTAAAGCGGTGCAGCAGAACAAACCACCACGATTGCTGCGCCTCGGCAATGGCAGCCGGGCATTGCCAATGCTGGCGGCGTTGTTGCCCAAGGGCTTGCTGGAATCGGGGTTGATGAAGCGGTTTGGGTTGGGTGGGCAGCTCTGA
- a CDS encoding DUF4440 domain-containing protein: MTDYTDYFDEVIQAHVAIEQWFAVEEDAAALEKLLERFSPQFSMISPLGRVLDFAELSALFRMAGGQKRGFRIELSELNGIALHAGGATVSYREQQTDDTGLHSDRRSTVVFEKQPGGQIVWRHLQETFCQG; this comes from the coding sequence ATGACTGACTACACCGATTATTTTGACGAAGTGATCCAGGCCCATGTGGCGATTGAACAATGGTTCGCCGTGGAGGAAGACGCGGCGGCGCTGGAGAAATTACTGGAGCGTTTCTCGCCGCAGTTTTCGATGATTTCACCGTTGGGTCGGGTGCTGGATTTCGCCGAACTGTCGGCACTGTTTCGGATGGCGGGCGGGCAGAAACGCGGGTTCAGGATTGAGCTGAGCGAGCTGAACGGGATTGCCTTGCACGCGGGCGGCGCGACGGTCAGCTACCGCGAGCAGCAAACCGATGATACGGGGCTGCACTCGGATCGGAGGTCGACGGTGGTGTTTGAAAAACAGCCTGGTGGGCAGATCGTCTGGCGGCATTTGCAGGAGACATTCTGTCAGGGCTGA
- a CDS encoding efflux RND transporter periplasmic adaptor subunit has translation MKKLFSLLATLLVLALAIWIGRTLWVHYMDTPWTRDGRVRADIINVAADVTGEVVDVPVRDNQLVKKGDLLMQIDPEHYRIAVKQAQSLVASRKATWEMRKVNAHRRADMDALVISKENRDDASNIADSALADYQHAQAQLEAAQLNLKRTEVRAAVDGYVTNLNVHRGDYARIGEAKMAVVDMNSFWVYGFFEETKLPHVRVGDKADMQLMSGEVLKGHVESISRGIYDRDNPESRELIADVNPTFNWVRLAQRVPVRIHIDEVPEGVLLAAGITCTVVVKQENGA, from the coding sequence ATGAAAAAGCTTTTCAGCCTGCTCGCGACTTTGCTGGTGCTGGCCCTTGCGATCTGGATTGGCCGAACCTTGTGGGTGCATTACATGGACACGCCGTGGACCCGCGATGGCCGGGTGCGCGCCGACATCATCAATGTCGCCGCCGACGTCACCGGCGAAGTGGTGGACGTGCCGGTGCGCGATAACCAACTGGTGAAAAAGGGCGATTTGCTGATGCAGATCGACCCCGAGCATTACCGCATCGCGGTCAAACAGGCGCAGTCGCTGGTGGCGTCACGCAAGGCCACCTGGGAGATGCGCAAGGTCAACGCGCATCGCCGCGCCGACATGGACGCGCTGGTCATTTCCAAAGAAAACCGCGACGACGCGAGCAATATTGCCGACTCGGCGCTGGCCGATTACCAACACGCGCAGGCGCAACTGGAAGCGGCGCAACTGAACCTCAAACGCACCGAAGTGCGGGCGGCGGTCGACGGCTACGTCACTAACCTCAACGTCCATCGCGGTGACTACGCGCGCATCGGCGAGGCGAAAATGGCCGTGGTCGACATGAACTCGTTCTGGGTCTACGGCTTCTTCGAAGAAACCAAACTGCCTCACGTGCGCGTGGGTGATAAGGCCGACATGCAACTGATGAGCGGCGAAGTGTTGAAGGGCCACGTCGAGAGTATTTCGCGCGGGATCTACGACCGCGACAACCCGGAAAGTCGCGAGTTGATCGCGGACGTCAACCCGACGTTCAACTGGGTGCGTTTGGCGCAGCGGGTGCCGGTACGGATTCACATCGATGAAGTGCCGGAAGGCGTGCTGCTGGCGGCCGGCATTACCTGCACGGTAGTGGTGAAACAAGAGAACGGCGCTTAA
- a CDS encoding FUSC family protein, with protein sequence MNRTMPAPLRWLHSLEWRRGFYDWARSDGVTWVYIFKVLLAAFLTLWLAMRLELPQPRTAMITVFIVMQPQSGHVLAKSFYRFLGTLAGSAVMVLLIALFAQNTELFLGSLAIWVGLCTAGAARYRNFRAYGFVLAGYTAAMVGLPALAHPDGAFMAAVWRVLEISLGIICSTLISAAILPQTSGAAMRNALYQRFGVFALFVTDGLRGRSQREAFEASNVRFIAEAVGLEGLRSVTVFEDPHMRRRNGRLSRLNSEFMSITTRFNALHQLLERLRSSAADHVVAAIKPGLQDLAELLDGFSGRALTDADAARLVTALSVYKEGLPTRVRHLRATFQESEPSDAEQLDFHTAYELLYRFVDDLHSYAQTHASLADHTHAREQWDEPFTPQTNWLASAASGLRASFILIVLGSYWVATAWPSGATMTLIAAATVGLSAATPNPKRMAFQMACGTLLGALIGFVEMFFIFPWIDGFPLLCVMLAPVIVLGSFLTSRPQYAGVGLGLLIFFSTGSVPDNLTVYNPYTFINDYIAMVLGMLVCAAAGAIILPPNSRWLWRRLEQDLREQVVYAISGKLKGLGSSFESRTRDLLHQAYGLAVGQPHVQRDLLRWMFVVLEVGHAIIELRKEQAILPVHPAYAESQPWRQAIRVMGRSLVRLFLQPSQSNLERGLIAVDHAISRVQATDEPFAPHFDTSALRRVKSYLHFIRTSLLDPQSPLTAYLKTPAKGLEHAA encoded by the coding sequence ATGAACAGGACTATGCCCGCACCGCTGCGCTGGCTGCATTCCCTGGAATGGCGCCGGGGCTTTTACGACTGGGCGCGCAGCGATGGCGTGACCTGGGTTTATATTTTCAAAGTGCTGCTCGCCGCGTTCCTGACCTTGTGGCTGGCAATGCGCCTGGAATTGCCGCAGCCGCGCACGGCGATGATCACCGTGTTTATCGTCATGCAACCGCAAAGCGGCCATGTCTTGGCCAAGAGTTTCTATCGCTTCCTCGGCACGCTCGCCGGGTCGGCGGTGATGGTGTTGCTGATCGCGCTGTTCGCGCAAAACACTGAACTGTTCCTTGGCTCACTGGCGATCTGGGTAGGCCTGTGCACCGCTGGCGCCGCGCGTTATCGCAACTTTCGCGCCTACGGTTTTGTGCTCGCCGGTTACACCGCCGCGATGGTCGGCCTGCCGGCATTGGCGCACCCCGACGGCGCGTTCATGGCGGCAGTCTGGCGCGTGCTGGAAATCTCCTTGGGGATCATTTGCTCGACCCTGATCAGCGCCGCCATTCTCCCGCAAACCTCCGGCGCGGCGATGCGCAACGCTTTGTATCAGCGCTTCGGCGTGTTCGCGTTGTTCGTCACCGATGGCTTGCGCGGTCGCAGTCAACGCGAGGCGTTTGAAGCGAGCAACGTGCGCTTCATCGCCGAAGCCGTCGGCCTCGAAGGCTTGCGCAGCGTCACCGTGTTCGAAGACCCGCACATGCGTCGGCGCAACGGTCGGCTCAGCCGCTTGAACAGCGAATTCATGAGCATCACCACGCGCTTCAATGCCTTGCACCAGTTGCTCGAACGCTTGCGCAGCAGCGCCGCCGACCACGTGGTCGCGGCGATCAAACCGGGTTTGCAGGACCTCGCCGAATTGCTCGACGGCTTCAGCGGCCGCGCCTTGACCGACGCCGATGCGGCGCGGCTGGTGACCGCGCTGAGTGTTTACAAGGAAGGCTTGCCGACGCGCGTGCGCCACTTGCGGGCGACGTTCCAGGAGAGCGAGCCAAGCGACGCCGAGCAACTGGATTTCCACACCGCGTACGAACTGCTTTATCGCTTCGTCGACGACTTGCACAGTTATGCACAGACCCACGCCTCGCTGGCCGATCACACGCATGCCCGCGAACAATGGGATGAACCGTTTACCCCGCAAACCAACTGGCTGGCGTCGGCGGCTTCGGGGCTTCGTGCGTCGTTCATCCTGATCGTGCTCGGCAGTTATTGGGTGGCGACGGCGTGGCCGAGCGGGGCGACGATGACCTTGATTGCCGCCGCCACCGTAGGGCTTTCAGCGGCGACGCCGAACCCCAAACGCATGGCGTTTCAGATGGCCTGCGGCACGTTGCTCGGCGCGTTGATCGGCTTCGTCGAGATGTTTTTCATCTTCCCGTGGATCGACGGTTTTCCGTTGCTGTGCGTGATGCTGGCGCCGGTGATCGTGCTCGGTTCATTCCTCACTTCGCGCCCGCAATACGCCGGGGTGGGCCTGGGGCTGCTGATCTTCTTCAGCACCGGTTCGGTGCCCGATAACCTCACGGTCTACAACCCCTACACCTTCATCAACGACTACATCGCCATGGTCCTCGGCATGCTGGTGTGCGCCGCCGCCGGCGCGATCATCCTGCCGCCAAACAGCCGCTGGTTGTGGCGGCGCCTGGAGCAGGATCTGCGCGAGCAAGTGGTCTACGCGATCAGCGGCAAACTCAAGGGCCTGGGCTCAAGTTTCGAGAGCCGCACGCGCGACTTGCTGCACCAGGCTTACGGCCTCGCGGTCGGCCAGCCGCACGTGCAGCGCGACTTGTTGCGCTGGATGTTCGTGGTGCTGGAAGTCGGCCACGCGATCATCGAGTTGCGCAAGGAACAGGCGATTCTGCCGGTGCACCCGGCGTATGCCGAATCGCAGCCGTGGCGCCAGGCGATCCGCGTGATGGGGCGCTCGCTGGTGCGGCTGTTTCTGCAACCGAGCCAGAGCAATCTGGAGCGCGGCTTGATCGCCGTCGATCATGCGATCAGCCGCGTGCAAGCCACCGATGAGCCATTCGCGCCGCACTTCGATACCTCGGCGCTGCGCCGGGTGAAGAGTTATCTGCACTTCATCCGCACCTCGCTGCTGGACCCGCAATCGCCGCTCACCGCGTACCTGAAAACCCCCGCCAAAGGACTCGAACATGCCGCGTGA